The following are encoded in a window of Armatimonadota bacterium genomic DNA:
- the lpdA gene encoding dihydrolipoyl dehydrogenase produces MSSKARKLRTGGKTPTLSPVATLAVADPPTGASTSMNAEQQAVVERLLGTTPQEHELMAASGDYDADIVVIGSGPAGYVCAIRAAQLGARTVCIEREAAEWGGTCLNWGCIPTKAMIASVERLHHVKTAGPMGVTISGEIGFDFAAMMARKAKIVTTLRGGVQSLLKSNHVRCIVGTAEMKDAHTVVTALSAGGSETVRTRCTIIATGSVPVMPPVPGLERKPSDARGVSSNGIWTSDEAVCATEPPTRFVVIGGGAVGLEFAYTFRNLGSEVNLIEMAPEILPLADAEIASGLRKSLERQGIKFHLGSQVSRVEHKRTGRIVHVTTPTGEVTLEADAVLVGAGRRAWHDGLGLSELGVVTDRRGIVVDEYLQTNVPGIYAIGDVVGKQLLAHLGSHMGIVAAENAMGHPVKMDYRAVPAPIYTVPEVATVGLSEEQARAEGYDVMTGRFAFRPLGRAMALGEQEGLVKVVSERKYGELLGVHIFGPYATELIHEGVMAIKLESTIDELMTNIHAHPTLSEAIGEAALDVKGEAIHKPRK; encoded by the coding sequence TTGAGCAGTAAGGCGCGCAAGCTCCGTACCGGCGGCAAAACCCCGACGTTGAGCCCGGTCGCGACCCTCGCCGTCGCCGACCCGCCAACCGGCGCCTCCACTTCAATGAACGCGGAACAGCAGGCCGTGGTCGAACGGCTGCTCGGAACCACTCCACAGGAGCATGAACTCATGGCTGCCAGCGGCGATTATGATGCCGATATTGTCGTCATCGGGTCCGGCCCGGCCGGATACGTCTGCGCGATCCGGGCGGCGCAACTCGGCGCCCGTACCGTTTGCATAGAGCGCGAAGCGGCAGAGTGGGGCGGCACCTGCCTCAACTGGGGATGTATACCAACCAAGGCCATGATCGCCAGCGTTGAGCGTCTCCATCATGTGAAAACGGCCGGCCCAATGGGCGTGACCATTTCTGGCGAGATCGGCTTCGATTTTGCCGCGATGATGGCGCGCAAGGCCAAGATCGTGACCACTTTGCGCGGCGGCGTGCAGTCACTTCTGAAAAGTAACCATGTCCGCTGCATCGTCGGTACCGCGGAGATGAAGGACGCGCACACGGTGGTAACGGCGCTTTCCGCTGGCGGCTCGGAAACGGTCCGGACGCGCTGTACGATTATTGCGACCGGCTCGGTGCCGGTGATGCCGCCCGTCCCGGGCCTGGAGCGCAAACCGTCCGACGCGCGCGGCGTGAGCAGCAACGGCATCTGGACCAGCGACGAGGCCGTTTGCGCCACGGAACCGCCAACCAGGTTCGTCGTCATCGGCGGTGGCGCGGTTGGCCTGGAGTTTGCCTATACCTTCCGCAACCTCGGTTCTGAGGTCAACCTCATCGAGATGGCGCCTGAGATCCTGCCCCTGGCGGATGCGGAGATCGCGTCGGGGCTGCGAAAGTCGCTGGAACGCCAGGGCATCAAGTTTCATCTCGGCAGCCAGGTCAGCCGCGTGGAGCACAAGCGGACCGGCCGTATTGTTCACGTCACCACACCAACCGGAGAGGTGACGCTGGAAGCCGACGCGGTGCTGGTTGGCGCAGGCCGGCGCGCCTGGCACGACGGTCTGGGACTTTCCGAGCTTGGAGTGGTGACCGACCGCCGAGGCATTGTGGTGGACGAGTACCTGCAGACCAACGTGCCCGGCATCTATGCTATCGGTGATGTTGTCGGCAAGCAGCTGCTGGCGCACCTGGGTTCCCATATGGGAATCGTCGCAGCAGAGAATGCAATGGGCCATCCGGTGAAAATGGATTATCGCGCCGTACCGGCGCCCATCTACACCGTTCCGGAGGTTGCAACCGTTGGCCTTTCCGAGGAGCAGGCGCGCGCCGAGGGGTACGACGTGATGACTGGCCGCTTCGCCTTTCGACCGCTCGGCCGCGCCATGGCGCTGGGCGAGCAGGAGGGCCTGGTAAAGGTGGTTTCCGAGCGCAAGTATGGAGAACTGCTGGGTGTGCATATCTTTGGGCCCTATGCCACCGAACTGATTCATGAGGGCGTTATGGCGATCAAACTGGAATCGACCATCGATGAGCTGATGACCAACATCCACGCCCATCCAACCCTCTCCGAAGCGATCGGCGAGGCCGCGCTCGATGTGAAGGGCGAGGCCATTCACAAGCCGCGCAAGTAG
- the pdxT gene encoding pyridoxal 5'-phosphate synthase glutaminase subunit PdxT has translation MSQHEASSLRVGVLALQGDYTLHIAMLHRLPGVSAAEVRTPGELNQVAALVIPGGESTTLGMLMNRIGLDCAITERAQRGMPLYGTCAGMILMARAIEGAPEQPTLNLLDIDVARNAFGRQLESFEAELPWTNAAGEPSHVHGVFIRAPWVTRTGEGVEVTSTYRGRVVGVRAGRMLATAFHPELTSVIRVHEEFVAMARHAAGQTV, from the coding sequence ATGTCCCAGCACGAAGCCAGCTCGCTGCGCGTGGGGGTGCTTGCGCTCCAGGGAGATTATACGCTGCATATCGCAATGCTGCACCGGTTGCCCGGTGTGAGCGCCGCGGAGGTGCGGACTCCCGGAGAGTTGAACCAGGTGGCCGCGCTGGTAATTCCCGGTGGCGAGAGCACGACGCTCGGCATGCTGATGAACCGCATCGGCCTTGACTGCGCGATTACGGAACGGGCACAGCGCGGCATGCCGTTGTATGGAACCTGCGCCGGAATGATCCTGATGGCGCGCGCCATTGAGGGCGCGCCGGAGCAGCCGACGCTGAATCTGCTGGATATCGATGTGGCGCGCAACGCGTTTGGGCGGCAGTTGGAGAGCTTCGAAGCGGAACTGCCCTGGACGAACGCAGCCGGTGAACCGAGCCATGTCCACGGTGTCTTCATCCGCGCGCCGTGGGTGACACGAACCGGCGAGGGGGTGGAGGTAACCTCCACGTACCGGGGCCGAGTTGTGGGGGTGCGTGCCGGCAGGATGCTGGCAACCGCGTTCCACCCGGAGTTGACGAGCGTCATACGGGTGCACGAGGAGTTCGTCGCAATGGCGCGCCACGCTGCGGGCCAAACGGTCTGA
- a CDS encoding glycoside hydrolase family 127 protein, giving the protein MSYDPHNTAVIELGASKHARLRPAPLARVDINDGFWLPWMQRNREKTLPDQYRSLVETGRLDNLRFAATGEGRFKGIYFNDSDVFKWLEGACWSLISQRDTSLECLVAEAADVIEAAQQPDGYLNSYYSGEKAGERFTNLRDMHEIYCAGHLFQAAVAHHRATGEPSLLNVARRYADLLDREFGPNGRVGACGHPEAEMALVELARETGETRYLALAERFIEARGAEPRVFDNRSYLQDHVRFAEAQDVAGHAVRQLYLCSGGADVALENGREEYRAALERLWQNFTERRMYITGGAGARYEGEAFGADWELPNDRAYAETCAAIASVQWNFRMLHLTGESRFADLMEETLFNAVLPGISLTGDTYFYENPLSDRGAHRRQPWFDCACCPPNVARMIASLPGYVASTEAAAGAAPCVQINLYTNCDIRVELADVGEVHLRIETQWPWEGAVTATVIRCPEDARFGITLRVPQWADGATISGAAGEQEVTAGTFVRTVHAWSAGDRLELQVPFRPVRVRSHPFVLSNHGRTAVICGPLIYCAEQVDLPDQDVWDVAIPADAPLYRQGFSGLPGQANAVHTEGVKLTHGPSLYAMRPPAPGHERFPLTLVPYFMWANRAAGPMQVWLPET; this is encoded by the coding sequence ATGAGTTATGACCCGCACAACACCGCTGTGATTGAACTGGGCGCAAGCAAACATGCCCGCCTGCGCCCTGCGCCGCTTGCGCGTGTGGATATCAACGACGGATTCTGGCTGCCCTGGATGCAGCGGAACCGCGAAAAGACGCTGCCGGATCAGTACCGCAGCCTTGTGGAGACCGGCCGGCTCGACAATCTGCGGTTCGCCGCTACGGGCGAGGGCAGGTTCAAGGGCATCTACTTCAACGATTCCGACGTGTTCAAATGGCTGGAGGGAGCTTGTTGGAGCCTCATTTCGCAACGCGACACATCGCTGGAGTGTTTGGTGGCGGAGGCAGCCGATGTGATTGAGGCCGCCCAGCAGCCGGACGGCTACCTGAACAGCTACTACTCCGGAGAGAAGGCCGGTGAGCGCTTCACCAATTTGCGCGACATGCACGAAATCTACTGTGCTGGCCACCTGTTTCAGGCCGCGGTTGCCCACCACAGGGCGACGGGCGAGCCGTCACTGCTTAACGTGGCGCGCAGGTACGCCGATCTGTTGGACAGGGAGTTCGGCCCCAACGGAAGAGTCGGCGCGTGCGGGCACCCTGAGGCGGAGATGGCCCTGGTTGAGCTGGCCCGCGAAACGGGAGAAACTCGCTACCTGGCGTTGGCGGAGCGCTTCATCGAAGCGCGAGGCGCGGAACCCAGGGTCTTCGACAACCGGTCGTATCTGCAGGATCACGTGCGCTTCGCCGAGGCCCAGGATGTAGCCGGACATGCTGTTCGGCAGCTGTACCTGTGCAGTGGCGGAGCCGACGTTGCGCTGGAGAATGGGCGTGAGGAGTATCGCGCGGCGCTGGAGCGCCTGTGGCAAAACTTCACCGAAAGACGCATGTACATCACGGGCGGCGCCGGCGCGCGGTATGAAGGCGAAGCCTTCGGCGCCGACTGGGAGCTGCCCAACGACCGTGCCTATGCGGAGACGTGCGCGGCGATCGCCAGCGTTCAGTGGAACTTCAGGATGCTGCACCTCACCGGAGAGTCGCGATTCGCCGACCTCATGGAGGAGACGCTCTTCAACGCCGTGCTTCCCGGCATATCACTGACAGGCGACACCTACTTCTACGAGAATCCGCTGTCGGACCGTGGAGCGCACCGCCGCCAGCCGTGGTTCGATTGCGCGTGCTGCCCGCCAAACGTGGCCCGAATGATCGCCTCTCTGCCTGGCTACGTGGCCAGCACCGAAGCAGCCGCCGGCGCCGCGCCGTGCGTGCAGATTAACCTCTATACCAATTGTGACATTCGGGTGGAGCTTGCCGATGTCGGCGAAGTCCATTTGCGGATCGAGACCCAGTGGCCCTGGGAGGGCGCCGTCACGGCTACCGTGATTCGCTGCCCGGAGGACGCGAGATTTGGCATCACCCTGCGTGTGCCGCAATGGGCCGATGGCGCAACGATTTCCGGCGCTGCAGGCGAGCAGGAGGTTACCGCCGGAACTTTTGTGCGGACCGTTCATGCCTGGAGCGCCGGCGATCGGCTCGAACTTCAAGTCCCATTTCGACCTGTCCGCGTCCGCAGCCATCCATTCGTCCTCTCCAACCACGGCCGAACCGCCGTCATCTGCGGTCCACTGATCTACTGTGCCGAACAGGTCGACCTGCCGGACCAAGACGTATGGGATGTCGCGATTCCGGCGGACGCCCCACTCTACCGGCAGGGCTTCTCAGGTCTTCCCGGTCAGGCAAACGCGGTGCACACCGAAGGCGTGAAGCTGACGCACGGACCGTCGCTCTATGCGATGCGGCCGCCGGCGCCGGGTCACGAGAGATTTCCACTGACGCTGGTACCCTACTTCATGTGGGCCAATCGCGCGGCAGGCCCGATGCAGGTCTGGCTGCCGGAAAC